One genomic segment of Amycolatopsis sp. Hca4 includes these proteins:
- a CDS encoding S8/S53 family peptidase, with product MRSTVYRTRFLLIPEDVISDDDSFGSIRDALGEIDIDVEPPAPLTEVVADGPLREHLGGLPRPVRLAGRPGRPAADAWVALQYLRSRFAANGGEEGQQPTLADRISLEHLLCGTLLGWGGAPTYDPHGLTDTAAANYAPPPVRAPVELAGEPPWRDPAWDANRRRPVVAVVDTGVRDHPWFGDLSTAATPGHRGFLRLFQPSEVAIAAQEQKVAGLPRSLVLEDSLDAPTTTNPLTDVVNPATGHGTFIAGVIHQHAPEADVLMVRVLHPDNVGLEGDALLALWLLLARIRDARTKNHRDWVDILSLSMGFYDEDPGDGKRSRLAEIIRALVAEGVVVVASAGNDSTERPFLPAALGVLDPPPAPGQPVLGVGALNPNGTTAWFSNGGPSATCYAPGARIVSAFPPDVNGSARPGRYVPAKGREQADLDDFSSGFAVWDGTSFAAPYIAAELANLMLDIGTDAVATREDTTARAAQAVTRLRKNAERR from the coding sequence GTGCGTTCGACCGTCTACCGCACCCGCTTCCTGCTGATTCCGGAAGACGTCATTTCCGACGATGATTCCTTCGGATCGATCCGGGACGCGCTCGGCGAGATCGACATCGACGTCGAACCGCCCGCGCCGCTGACCGAGGTCGTGGCCGACGGCCCGTTGCGCGAACACCTGGGCGGGCTGCCGCGTCCCGTCCGGCTCGCCGGGCGGCCCGGCCGTCCGGCGGCCGACGCCTGGGTCGCGCTGCAGTACCTCAGATCGAGGTTCGCGGCGAACGGAGGGGAGGAGGGGCAGCAGCCCACGCTCGCCGACCGGATTTCCCTCGAGCACCTGCTGTGCGGCACGCTGCTCGGCTGGGGCGGCGCTCCCACCTACGATCCGCACGGCCTGACCGACACCGCGGCCGCCAACTACGCGCCGCCGCCGGTCCGCGCCCCGGTCGAGCTCGCCGGTGAGCCGCCGTGGCGCGACCCGGCCTGGGACGCGAACCGCCGACGGCCGGTGGTCGCCGTCGTCGACACCGGCGTGCGGGACCACCCGTGGTTCGGCGACCTGAGCACCGCGGCGACTCCCGGCCACCGCGGGTTCCTCCGGCTGTTCCAGCCGAGCGAGGTCGCCATCGCGGCGCAGGAGCAGAAGGTCGCCGGGCTGCCGCGGTCCCTCGTGCTGGAAGACTCGCTCGACGCGCCGACCACCACCAACCCGCTGACCGACGTCGTCAACCCGGCGACCGGCCACGGCACGTTCATCGCCGGGGTGATCCACCAGCACGCCCCCGAAGCCGACGTGCTCATGGTGCGGGTGCTGCACCCGGACAACGTCGGCCTCGAAGGCGACGCGCTGCTCGCCCTCTGGTTGCTGCTGGCGCGGATCCGCGACGCCCGCACCAAGAACCACCGCGACTGGGTCGACATCCTGTCCCTGTCGATGGGGTTCTACGACGAAGACCCCGGCGACGGCAAGCGGTCGCGGCTGGCCGAGATCATCAGGGCGCTCGTCGCCGAAGGCGTCGTGGTCGTCGCCTCGGCCGGGAACGACTCCACCGAACGCCCGTTCCTGCCCGCCGCGCTGGGCGTGCTCGACCCCCCGCCTGCTCCCGGGCAGCCCGTGCTCGGCGTCGGTGCGCTGAACCCGAACGGGACCACGGCCTGGTTCAGCAACGGCGGGCCGTCCGCGACCTGCTACGCCCCGGGGGCGCGGATCGTCAGCGCGTTCCCGCCCGACGTCAACGGGTCCGCCCGGCCGGGCCGGTACGTGCCTGCCAAGGGTCGCGAGCAGGCGGACCTCGACGACTTCAGCTCGGGTTTCGCGGTGTGGGACGGCACGTCGTTCGCCGCGCCGTACATCGCCGCCGAACTCGCGAACCTGATGCTCGACATCGGCACGGACGCCGTCGCCACCCGTGAGGACACCACCGCGCGCGCGGCCCAGGCTGTCACCCGGTTGCGGAAGAACGCGGAGCGCCGATGA
- a CDS encoding RNA polymerase sigma factor, with the protein MTGSPRPSATSVRVGQLLEAARAGDRGSLAEIVRELTPLLWHVARAQGLDTEASSDVVQSTWLALLRSLSDIQNPAALTGWLVQVTKREAWRVARARRAERPVDTAVFGDAPDPAPDPEQEAVTADGNRRLWTLLRRLPARCQALLRIVAFVPRPDYAEISAQLGMARGTIGPTRGRCLARLRALLETEGRTP; encoded by the coding sequence ATGACCGGATCGCCGCGGCCGTCGGCCACCAGCGTCCGGGTCGGGCAGCTGCTCGAAGCCGCCCGGGCGGGGGATCGGGGCAGCCTGGCGGAGATCGTCCGCGAGCTGACCCCGTTGCTCTGGCACGTCGCGCGGGCCCAGGGCCTGGACACCGAGGCCAGCAGCGACGTCGTGCAGAGCACCTGGCTGGCTCTGCTGCGGTCCCTGTCCGACATCCAGAACCCCGCGGCGCTCACCGGCTGGCTCGTGCAGGTGACCAAACGGGAAGCGTGGCGGGTCGCCAGGGCCCGGCGCGCCGAACGTCCGGTGGACACCGCGGTGTTCGGCGACGCACCCGACCCGGCGCCGGATCCCGAGCAGGAAGCCGTCACCGCGGACGGCAACCGTCGCTTGTGGACCCTGCTGCGGCGGCTGCCCGCGCGGTGCCAGGCGCTGCTGCGCATCGTGGCGTTCGTCCCCCGCCCCGACTACGCCGAGATCAGCGCCCAGCTCGGCATGGCCAGGGGGACGATCGGGCCGACCCGCGGGCGGTGCCTCGCCCGGTTGCGGGCCCTGCTGGAGACCGAGGGGAGGACGCCGTGA
- a CDS encoding CHAT domain-containing protein has translation MFLDDGGDLVVLTIADGRARLVRAGRLAAAAELAARLRVDLDTLCGRRLPDRVAAVIAESARYHVEALSRELVAPLRPVLGDRDLVVVPTGQLAAVPWGLLPELRGRPVSVAPSATEWVRGRRRAKRAVSRGTVVVAGPDLRHADEEARHLARLLPGSVVLTGSDASVSRTLGALGAAGTAHLAAHGHHEPSNVLFSRLDLADGPLLAHDIQQLPAVPEHVVLSACDVGRAVVRAGDELLGFTAALLYSGTRSVIAGVARVPDEAVVPLMVRYHRIHSAGVPPARALAEAAGSEPFIPLVCFGSG, from the coding sequence GTGTTCCTCGACGACGGCGGCGATCTCGTCGTTCTCACCATCGCGGACGGCCGGGCCCGCCTGGTCCGCGCCGGCCGCCTCGCCGCGGCCGCCGAACTGGCCGCGCGGCTGCGCGTCGACCTCGACACCCTCTGCGGCAGGCGGCTCCCGGACCGGGTGGCCGCGGTGATCGCGGAATCCGCCCGCTACCACGTCGAAGCCCTCTCCAGGGAGCTGGTCGCCCCGCTGCGACCCGTGCTCGGCGACCGCGACCTCGTCGTGGTGCCCACCGGGCAGCTGGCCGCGGTGCCCTGGGGCCTGCTGCCCGAGCTGCGCGGGCGACCGGTGTCCGTCGCACCCTCGGCGACGGAGTGGGTGCGGGGCCGCCGCCGGGCGAAGCGGGCGGTTTCCCGCGGCACGGTGGTGGTCGCCGGTCCCGACCTCCGGCACGCCGACGAGGAGGCGCGGCACCTCGCCCGTCTGCTGCCCGGGAGCGTGGTGCTGACCGGGTCCGACGCCTCGGTCTCGCGCACGCTCGGCGCCCTCGGCGCGGCCGGGACCGCCCACCTGGCCGCGCACGGCCACCACGAGCCGTCGAACGTCCTGTTCTCCCGGCTCGACCTCGCCGACGGCCCGCTGCTGGCCCACGACATCCAGCAGCTCCCGGCGGTGCCCGAGCACGTCGTGCTGTCCGCCTGCGACGTCGGCCGGGCGGTCGTCCGAGCCGGCGACGAGCTGCTCGGCTTCACCGCGGCGCTGCTCTACAGCGGCACCCGCAGCGTGATCGCCGGCGTCGCCCGAGTCCCGGACGAGGCCGTCGTGCCGCTGATGGTGCGCTACCACCGCATCCACTCGGCCGGCGTACCGCCGGCGCGGGCCCTCGCCGAGGCCGCGGGAAGCGAGCCGTTCATCCCGTTGGTGTGCTTCGGTTCCGGCTGA
- a CDS encoding TetR/AcrR family transcriptional regulator, whose protein sequence is MSDGRRERKKAQTRTRIREAALDLFASQGYRETTIAQIAARADVATRTVTLHFPAKDDLLFADDPFTAESLAARLRARKAESTLDAVRDWMHATMRELDERDHASGVDPAHIWRRRALRAALLMADDDLRGRARAGYHGLEVLIAEGIGEDLGLAPDALVPRLAAVTVVTGLREIYVTREGRARPAAGELSELVDEVLAFARAGLSRNRSTPTG, encoded by the coding sequence GTGAGTGACGGCCGCCGTGAGCGCAAGAAGGCCCAGACCCGGACCCGCATCCGGGAAGCGGCCCTGGACCTCTTCGCGAGCCAGGGCTACCGCGAAACGACGATCGCGCAGATCGCGGCGCGCGCCGACGTCGCGACGCGCACGGTCACCCTGCACTTCCCGGCCAAGGACGACCTGCTCTTCGCCGACGACCCGTTCACCGCGGAGTCCCTGGCCGCCCGGCTGCGGGCCCGGAAGGCCGAGAGCACCCTCGACGCGGTGCGCGACTGGATGCACGCGACGATGCGCGAACTCGACGAGCGGGACCACGCCTCGGGCGTCGACCCGGCCCACATCTGGCGGCGCCGGGCCCTGCGCGCCGCCCTCCTGATGGCCGACGACGACCTCCGCGGCCGCGCCCGCGCCGGGTACCACGGCCTCGAGGTGCTGATCGCCGAGGGCATCGGCGAGGACCTGGGCCTCGCGCCGGACGCGCTGGTTCCCCGGCTCGCCGCGGTCACCGTCGTGACGGGGCTCCGCGAGATCTACGTGACGCGGGAGGGCCGCGCGCGGCCGGCGGCGGGTGAGCTGTCCGAGCTCGTGGACGAGGTGCTCGCCTTCGCCCGGGCCGGGCTCAGCCGGAACCGAAGCACACCAACGGGATGA
- a CDS encoding SDR family NAD(P)-dependent oxidoreductase, whose protein sequence is MTKNWFITGTSKGFGREWAEAALARGDRVAATARDRESLRPLTDRYGDAVLPLRLDVTDRAAAAEAVERAAAAFGTLDVLVNNAGYGHFGMVEELTEEEVRAELETNFFGTLWLTQAVLPVMRRQEHGRIIQVTSEGGVRAFPGIGAYHASKWAVEGLSDSLRQEVAAFGIDVVCLEPGPYRTDFGGGSVRTSTPNPDYDPVREATRIERDLGDPRATRAAILELADTDDPPHRMFLGKSFAAVEAEYHARLEGWRKWEPVALAAFG, encoded by the coding sequence GTGACGAAGAACTGGTTCATCACCGGAACGTCCAAGGGCTTCGGCCGCGAGTGGGCCGAAGCGGCGCTCGCCCGCGGCGACCGGGTCGCGGCCACCGCGCGGGACCGGGAAAGCCTGCGGCCGCTCACCGACCGGTACGGCGACGCCGTGTTGCCCCTGCGGCTGGACGTCACCGACCGCGCCGCCGCCGCCGAAGCGGTGGAGCGGGCGGCGGCCGCCTTCGGAACGCTGGACGTGCTGGTCAACAACGCCGGCTACGGGCACTTCGGGATGGTCGAGGAGCTCACCGAGGAGGAGGTCCGGGCCGAGCTCGAAACGAACTTCTTCGGCACGCTCTGGCTGACCCAGGCGGTGCTGCCGGTCATGCGCCGCCAGGAGCACGGCCGGATCATCCAGGTCACCAGCGAAGGCGGCGTCCGCGCGTTCCCGGGCATCGGCGCCTACCACGCGTCGAAGTGGGCCGTGGAAGGGCTTTCCGACTCCCTGCGGCAGGAGGTCGCGGCCTTCGGGATCGACGTGGTCTGCCTGGAGCCGGGCCCGTACCGCACGGACTTCGGGGGCGGCAGCGTCCGCACCAGCACGCCGAACCCGGACTACGACCCGGTGCGCGAGGCGACCCGGATCGAGCGGGACCTCGGCGACCCGCGGGCGACCCGGGCGGCGATCCTGGAACTCGCGGACACCGACGACCCGCCGCACCGGATGTTCCTCGGCAAGTCGTTCGCCGCGGTGGAAGCCGAGTACCACGCCCGGCTGGAGGGCTGGCGCAAGTGGGAGCCGGTCGCGCTGGCCGCGTTCGGCTGA